The genomic DNA TGGGCGTCGAGGGTTGGGCCGCGCCCGCGTCCGGTGACCGGCTGAATTGGGGAGGGGGCCTGCCCGTGATCTTCTACGGGGGGCTCCAGTCCGACGCGGCGTTTGGTGTGCTCGGACTTGGGTTCGACGTGGCGCTCGTGGATCGCATCGAACAGGAAACGGGTGTTGGTTTCTTCGCGCCCGAGGCCGCGGCCAACGTCGGCCTGGATCTCGAAGGAGTGCGGTTCCTGGTCGACGCGCGCGCCAGTTATCGCTGGCAATTCAGCGCGCCGGACCGCGCCGCAGTCCGGTTGGGTGGTGCCATTCAGCTGACCACGGACTAACTGCGCTCGGGGTCGAGGCGCGAGTTGACTTCGCCGAGGCGCTTGGCGACTTTACGATCATGGCCGTGCACGCTGGCTCTGCGTTCTCGAGGAACCTCTTGCGAGCGTGGCTGCGGCTCAGAGTCAGTGCGGGCGGTCGCGCGCTGGAGTTGTTGCTCTCGCAAGACGGCGTGCGGCGGCGCTTGGCGCGGAGCCGCAGCGCGCCGGTGGAAGGGCAGCTCGTCGATGAACACCTGGCCGCGATGCTCCGCATCGACGACCTCATCAACGACTCCGCGGTCGAGCGAAATGAGCCGGAGGCGGCGCGTCGTGCGCTCCGGGTCAGTGTTGCTTCCGTCGACTCGCCTCCGAGTAGAAACATCGACACCCGCGAGCTCTGGTGGGACGGCCCCGGCGGCAGGCAGCGCGCGCGGCTGTACGCGCCGCCCGGCCTCGCCAAGCCTTCCCCGGCGATCGTGTATTTTCACGGCGGCGGCTGGGTCGTAGGTGATCTCGAGACCCACGACAGCCTGTGCCGGCGCCTCGCCGACAGCGGGAACCTGCGGGTGGTGGCCATCGAGTACCGCCTCGCGCCGGAGCAGCCGTTTCCCGCGGCCGCGGAAGATGCGGTGGCAGCGTTTCGTTGGTGCGTGGAGCACGCGGTGGCGCTCGAGATCGATCCGGCGCGGGTTGCGGTGGCGGGCGACAGCGCCGGAGGAAATTTGAGCGCCGTCGTGGCGCGACACTCCGCGTCTCACGCGCTGAAACCGGCGCTGGCCGTGCTTCTGTACCCCGGGCTGGATGCCACCCTCAGCCAGCCGTCGCATCGAACGCTCGGCGACCGCTGGATGCTCACGAGTGAATCCATCGCCTGGTATCACCGGCACTACTTCGGTGACTCCGAGGAGGTGCGCCGGCATCCCGACGCCTCGCCGGTGCTCGCCGAGGATCTGACGGGGATCTGTTC from Myxococcales bacterium includes the following:
- a CDS encoding alpha/beta hydrolase encodes the protein MHAGSAFSRNLLRAWLRLRVSAGGRALELLLSQDGVRRRLARSRSAPVEGQLVDEHLAAMLRIDDLINDSAVERNEPEAARRALRVSVASVDSPPSRNIDTRELWWDGPGGRQRARLYAPPGLAKPSPAIVYFHGGGWVVGDLETHDSLCRRLADSGNLRVVAIEYRLAPEQPFPAAAEDAVAAFRWCVEHAVALEIDPARVAVAGDSAGGNLSAVVARHSASHALKPALAVLLYPGLDATLSQPSHRTLGDRWMLTSESIAWYHRHYFGDSEEVRRHPDASPVLAEDLTGICSTWIYACHFDPLRDEAVLYAERLKQAGVVVKLSVVPTMIHGFLLMTRASPTARELTERIARDIGDALRA